Proteins from one Microbacterium sp. Root553 genomic window:
- the nadE gene encoding ammonia-dependent NAD(+) synthetase — translation MSLQKQISEALGVVAEIDPEVEVERRVQFLVDYLGATGAKGFVLGISGGQDSTLAGRLAQMAVERVRAEGGEAKFLAVRLPYRVQKDADDAEAALEFIAPDASVEVNIQNGVDGVEEDIEFAVTSDISDFNRGNIKARVRMVTQYALAGHDGLLVIGTDHAAEAVTGFYTKFGDGAADILPLSGLSKRQGRSLLLRLGAPDRLAFKVPTADLLDGQPGRADEDELGLTYEQIDDFLEGRQVDPDVAGRIESRYLATQHKRSLPVTPDDTWWR, via the coding sequence GTGTCCCTGCAGAAGCAGATCTCTGAAGCACTCGGTGTCGTGGCCGAGATCGACCCCGAGGTCGAGGTGGAGCGCCGTGTGCAGTTCCTCGTCGACTACCTCGGTGCGACCGGTGCGAAGGGGTTCGTCCTCGGTATCTCCGGCGGCCAGGACTCCACCCTCGCCGGCCGGCTCGCCCAGATGGCGGTCGAACGCGTGCGAGCCGAGGGAGGCGAGGCGAAGTTCCTGGCCGTACGGCTGCCGTACCGGGTGCAGAAGGATGCCGACGACGCCGAGGCCGCGCTCGAGTTCATCGCCCCTGACGCGTCTGTCGAGGTGAACATCCAGAACGGCGTCGACGGCGTCGAGGAGGACATCGAGTTCGCCGTCACCAGTGACATCAGCGACTTCAACCGCGGCAACATCAAGGCCCGGGTGCGCATGGTGACGCAGTATGCGCTCGCCGGTCATGACGGGCTCCTGGTGATCGGCACCGATCATGCCGCCGAGGCGGTCACCGGCTTCTACACGAAGTTCGGAGACGGTGCCGCCGACATCCTGCCCCTCTCCGGCCTGAGCAAGCGCCAGGGGCGCTCGCTGCTGCTGCGTCTCGGGGCCCCCGATCGCCTCGCCTTCAAGGTGCCGACCGCCGACCTCCTGGACGGTCAGCCCGGCCGCGCCGACGAGGACGAGCTGGGGCTCACCTACGAGCAGATCGACGATTTCCTCGAAGGGCGGCAGGTGGACCCCGACGTCGCAGGGCGGATCGAGTCGCGCTACCTCGCCACCCAGCACAAGCGGAGCCTCCCGGTCACCCCCGACGACACCTGGTGGCGCTGA